Proteins co-encoded in one uncultured Bacteroides sp. genomic window:
- a CDS encoding phage holin family protein gives MAIEQLHAEIRCFKYIKGGKIMKMTLNFISSTVVTFLTIIFMPGIEVGSIWTAILLAVLMGIFNIAVKPGLELLSIIPTLLTILLFLLVANGSILIMADWLMDSFKVNSFGTTVMFSVIVTSLNWMLHRFYRKIK, from the coding sequence TTGGCTATTGAACAATTACACGCAGAAATTCGTTGTTTTAAATATATTAAAGGAGGCAAAATTATGAAAATGACTTTAAACTTTATTTCATCAACAGTAGTAACCTTTCTGACCATCATTTTTATGCCTGGGATAGAAGTTGGAAGTATATGGACCGCCATTTTACTGGCTGTTCTTATGGGAATTTTCAATATTGCTGTAAAACCCGGACTTGAGCTTCTTTCTATTATACCAACGCTACTAACTATTTTACTATTTTTATTAGTGGCTAATGGTTCCATACTTATTATGGCAGATTGGCTTATGGATAGTTTTAAGGTAAACAGCTTTGGGACAACAGTAATGTTTAGCGTTATTGTGACTTCATTAAACTGGATGTTGCACCGTTTTTATAGAAAAATAAAATAA
- the serC gene encoding 3-phosphoserine/phosphohydroxythreonine transaminase: MKKHNFNAGPSILPQSTIENTAKAILDFNGSGLSLMEISHRAKDFQPVVDEAVALFKELLNIPEGYSVLFLGGGASLEFCMIPFNYLEKKAAYLNTGVWAKKAMKEAKAFGEVVEVASSADANYTFVPKDYTIPADADYFHITTNNTIYGTEIRTDIDSPVPLIADASSDIFSRPMDVSKYAMIYGGAQKNLAPAGLTFVIVKNDSLGKVSRYIPTMLNYQTHIDNGSMFNTPPVVPIYAALETLRWLKAEGGVKEMERRAIEKADLLYGEIDRNKLFVGTANKEDRSLMNICFVMKDEYKDLEADFMKFATERGMVGIKGHRSVGGFRASCYNAMPKESVEALVACMQEFEKLH, encoded by the coding sequence ATGAAAAAGCATAATTTTAATGCCGGACCTTCTATTCTTCCTCAATCAACAATCGAAAACACTGCGAAAGCCATTCTTGACTTCAATGGTTCTGGACTTTCTTTGATGGAAATTAGTCACCGTGCAAAAGATTTTCAACCAGTGGTTGATGAAGCTGTAGCACTGTTTAAAGAACTTTTAAATATACCCGAAGGTTATTCGGTCCTTTTCCTTGGTGGCGGCGCGAGCCTGGAATTCTGTATGATTCCTTTCAACTACCTTGAAAAGAAAGCTGCTTATCTGAACACTGGTGTTTGGGCTAAGAAAGCTATGAAAGAAGCAAAAGCTTTTGGTGAAGTTGTTGAGGTTGCATCTTCAGCAGACGCAAATTATACATTTGTTCCTAAGGATTATACTATTCCTGCTGATGCAGATTACTTCCACATCACAACAAATAATACTATCTATGGTACAGAAATCCGCACTGATATTGATTCTCCTGTTCCATTGATTGCCGATGCATCTTCAGATATATTCTCTCGTCCTATGGATGTTTCAAAATATGCTATGATTTATGGTGGAGCTCAAAAGAATCTTGCTCCTGCAGGACTTACTTTTGTTATTGTAAAGAACGACTCACTTGGAAAAGTATCTCGTTACATCCCTACAATGCTTAACTACCAGACTCATATTGATAACGGTTCTATGTTCAATACTCCTCCAGTAGTTCCTATCTATGCAGCACTTGAGACTCTTCGTTGGTTAAAGGCTGAAGGTGGCGTAAAGGAAATGGAAAGAAGAGCTATCGAAAAAGCTGATCTTTTATACGGTGAAATTGACCGTAACAAATTATTCGTTGGAACTGCTAACAAAGAAGACCGTTCATTGATGAACATCTGCTTCGTAATGAAAGACGAATACAAGGATCTTGAAGCTGACTTTATGAAGTTTGCTACAGAAAGAGGTATGGTAGGTATCAAAGGACACCGTTCAGTAGGCGGTTTCCGTGCTTCTTGCTATAATGCAATGCCAAAAGAAAGCGTAGAAGCTTTGGTTGCTTGCATGCAGGAATTTGAAAAATTACATTAA
- a CDS encoding DEAD/DEAH box helicase yields MNMKQEQIEQALKSLKIENLNPMQEASLRANSQGKDVVLLSPTGSGKTLAFLLPLLLELRPENNTIQSLVLVPSRELALQIESVFKSMNTGFKTCCCYGGHPISDEKKSILGNHPAIIIGTPGRINDHLGKGNFVPDTIHTLVIDEFDKSLEYGFQDEMSEIIAQLPGLKKRILLSATDAEEIPDFTGLNETIKLDFLEPEEQSVRLKLMKVLSPDKDKLETLFRLLCTLGSSSTIVFCNHRDAVERVSDYLASKGLYNEYFHGGMEQPDRERALYKFRNGSCHVFVSTDLASRGLDIPEIENIIHYHLPINEDAFTHRNGRTARWEAEGTSYIILNEDETLPAYVTEEPETFELSGKVSRPAQPLWVTLYIGKGKKDKVNKIDIVGFLYKKGKLTKDDIGQIDVKEHFAFVAIRRSKLNQTLNLIQGEKIKGTKTKIEEAD; encoded by the coding sequence ATGAATATGAAACAAGAACAAATAGAACAGGCTCTTAAGAGTTTAAAGATAGAAAATCTGAACCCGATGCAGGAAGCTTCTTTAAGAGCTAACAGCCAGGGGAAGGATGTAGTTTTGCTGTCTCCAACAGGATCAGGTAAAACATTGGCTTTTCTGCTTCCTCTTTTACTGGAGCTAAGACCTGAAAATAATACGATCCAGAGTTTGGTTTTAGTTCCTTCAAGGGAATTGGCTTTGCAGATTGAATCGGTATTTAAATCAATGAATACAGGATTCAAGACCTGCTGTTGCTATGGAGGACACCCAATATCTGATGAGAAAAAAAGTATTCTGGGCAATCACCCTGCAATTATTATTGGTACCCCCGGGCGTATTAACGACCATTTAGGTAAAGGAAATTTTGTTCCTGATACCATACATACATTGGTGATTGATGAATTTGATAAATCTCTGGAATACGGTTTTCAGGACGAGATGTCGGAAATCATCGCTCAATTGCCTGGATTAAAGAAACGTATACTTCTTTCGGCTACTGATGCTGAAGAAATTCCTGATTTTACAGGATTAAATGAGACGATCAAACTCGACTTCCTTGAGCCTGAAGAACAATCAGTTCGCTTGAAACTGATGAAAGTGCTTTCACCGGATAAAGATAAACTGGAAACTTTGTTCCGTTTACTTTGCACGTTAGGCAGCAGTTCCACCATTGTTTTCTGTAACCATCGGGATGCAGTGGAACGGGTTAGTGATTATCTTGCCTCAAAAGGATTGTATAATGAATATTTTCATGGAGGAATGGAGCAACCCGACCGTGAACGTGCTTTATATAAGTTCCGTAATGGCAGCTGTCATGTGTTTGTTTCAACAGATTTGGCTTCTCGTGGACTGGATATTCCCGAAATAGAAAATATTATTCACTATCATCTTCCCATTAATGAGGATGCTTTTACTCACCGTAACGGAAGAACGGCACGTTGGGAGGCTGAAGGAACTTCATACATCATTCTCAATGAAGATGAGACTTTGCCTGCATACGTAACAGAAGAACCGGAAACGTTTGAATTATCAGGAAAAGTATCCCGCCCTGCACAACCACTTTGGGTTACCTTATATATAGGTAAAGGGAAAAAAGACAAAGTGAACAAGATTGATATTGTTGGTTTTCTTTATAAGAAAGGAAAGCTTACTAAAGATGACATAGGTCAGATAGATGTGAAAGAGCATTTTGCCTTTGTTGCTATCCGGCGTTCAAAGTTGAATCAAACTCTTAATCTGATTCAGGGAGAAAAGATTAAGGGAACAAAGACAAAGATTGAGGAAGCAGATTAA